One stretch of Candidatus Eremiobacteraceae bacterium DNA includes these proteins:
- a CDS encoding pitrilysin family protein — MPRPLRTPAPGSFRLRNGLRVVAAPMPSAGSVSFTLAVKAGSIYDPPRANGLAHFLEHLVFKSTDDYSRQQLAASMQRCGNRFDPATSKESIAISGTVPSPKADEALALIASVAQRPRFAADDIETERLVVLEELRDWEDDPSKRIEVLADAALWGPHPMGRDIGGKRATIREITRDQVRRYHRRYFHPRNAVLSVAGALSERDMLALARRHFGGWTTSAIAATPRRRVAAQLAPAGLQRRRSKVLRRSGTSQVWFSASTTTPSYPDGYDAVLQTQLAQVLIGDGDGSRLWDGMRERMGLAYEVYATLDFYSDVGVMSAMAAVGRNRAGVAVREMKRLLEDTSRGFSADEFSRGKEALAAQIDLGAQWPMANAARYAELTLIDQPLVTPAREREMLDGVGIAQFNEFVRERIRWDAAAVCAIGEGPALDAVRA, encoded by the coding sequence ATGCCCCGCCCGCTTCGAACTCCAGCGCCCGGCTCGTTCAGGCTGCGCAATGGCCTCCGCGTCGTCGCTGCGCCAATGCCCAGCGCCGGCAGCGTCAGCTTCACGCTGGCCGTCAAGGCCGGATCCATCTACGACCCGCCTCGTGCGAACGGGCTCGCCCACTTCCTCGAACACCTGGTCTTCAAGTCGACCGACGACTACTCGCGCCAACAGCTGGCGGCTTCCATGCAACGCTGCGGCAACCGCTTCGACCCGGCGACGAGCAAAGAGTCGATCGCTATCTCGGGCACAGTTCCGTCGCCAAAAGCGGACGAGGCGCTCGCGCTCATCGCAAGCGTTGCACAGCGGCCCCGTTTCGCGGCCGACGACATCGAGACCGAACGCCTCGTCGTGCTCGAAGAGCTTCGCGATTGGGAAGACGATCCGAGCAAGCGCATCGAGGTGCTGGCAGACGCCGCACTTTGGGGTCCACATCCGATGGGTCGTGACATAGGGGGCAAGCGCGCGACGATCCGCGAGATCACGCGCGACCAGGTCAGACGATACCATCGCCGCTATTTCCACCCGCGCAACGCCGTGTTGAGCGTGGCCGGTGCACTGAGCGAGCGCGATATGCTCGCGCTTGCTCGCCGGCACTTCGGCGGATGGACGACGTCCGCGATCGCCGCGACGCCGCGGCGACGCGTGGCTGCGCAACTCGCTCCCGCCGGGCTTCAGCGACGCCGATCGAAGGTGCTTCGTCGATCAGGCACGTCGCAAGTGTGGTTCTCCGCGTCGACGACGACGCCGTCGTATCCGGACGGCTACGATGCGGTTCTCCAGACGCAGCTCGCGCAAGTGCTGATCGGCGATGGCGACGGCAGCCGTCTATGGGACGGTATGCGGGAACGCATGGGTCTTGCGTACGAGGTCTATGCGACTCTCGACTTCTATTCGGACGTCGGCGTCATGAGCGCGATGGCCGCAGTCGGTCGCAATAGAGCCGGGGTTGCCGTGCGAGAGATGAAGCGACTACTAGAAGACACATCGCGAGGATTCAGCGCCGACGAGTTCTCGCGGGGCAAGGAAGCGCTCGCGGCGCAGATCGATCTCGGCGCGCAATGGCCGATGGCGAACGCCGCACGTTATGCAGAGCTGACGCTCATCGACCAGCCGCTCGTGACGCCGGCTCGGGAGCGCGAGATGCTCGACGGCGTTGGCATCGCGCAATTCAACGAGTTCGTGCGCGAACGCATCCGCTGGGATGCCGCGGCGGTCTGCGCCATCGGCGAAGGCCCAGCGCTCGACGCGGTGAGGGCCTAA
- a CDS encoding tetratricopeptide repeat protein, producing MNARVIWSVAAIAVAALVAWPAFMRASASTPDVVPAPAWTAAPVIADYANRDALVATYEADTKRNSRDQIIATMLAGQYLQRYRERADVGDLLRAENEAKHSLALQPRYNINADMAMASALTAFHQMRPALVYAKEASRIVPSSFTARATVANIDMEIGDYSAAKDALTSRPSSDDPNWDIALARYDELTGHLSSARTIIDGVQRRMDEVVDNPAETRAWSHWRQGELAFAAGDTQAAISRYKESLSIFPGYWHGYDGLAKAYWAKGDWTNALAFATKGAEVYPLPEVLGYEYDAQLALGRRGDAAQTLDLIYAIERIGNAQGMNDRLIAMFYADHGLRADDAVAIARRDLARRDDIYAEDTLAWTLAAAGKWEEARAHSERAVRLGTEDAKLQYHAGIIALHCRYRVEARKRLELALAINPRFNPFQTVQAQQTLAQLSSG from the coding sequence ATGAACGCCCGGGTCATCTGGTCTGTCGCGGCGATCGCCGTCGCCGCGCTCGTCGCATGGCCGGCGTTCATGCGCGCTAGCGCATCCACCCCCGACGTGGTACCGGCGCCGGCTTGGACCGCCGCGCCGGTCATCGCCGACTACGCGAACCGCGACGCGCTCGTCGCGACGTACGAAGCGGATACGAAGCGCAACTCGCGCGACCAGATCATCGCGACGATGCTCGCTGGACAGTACCTCCAGCGCTATCGCGAACGCGCGGACGTCGGCGATCTGCTCCGAGCCGAAAACGAGGCGAAGCACTCGCTCGCGCTCCAGCCGCGCTACAACATCAACGCCGACATGGCGATGGCCTCGGCGCTGACCGCTTTCCATCAAATGCGGCCCGCGCTCGTCTATGCGAAAGAGGCGTCGCGTATCGTCCCGTCCAGCTTCACGGCGCGCGCGACGGTCGCCAACATCGACATGGAAATCGGCGATTATTCAGCTGCGAAGGACGCGCTGACGTCACGTCCGAGCAGCGACGATCCGAATTGGGATATCGCGCTCGCCCGCTACGACGAACTGACCGGCCACCTCTCGTCCGCGCGCACGATCATCGATGGTGTGCAACGCCGGATGGATGAGGTCGTCGACAATCCCGCCGAGACGCGAGCCTGGTCGCATTGGCGTCAAGGAGAGCTCGCATTCGCAGCCGGCGATACGCAGGCGGCTATCTCGCGCTATAAGGAATCGCTCTCGATCTTCCCGGGCTACTGGCACGGCTACGATGGGCTCGCCAAGGCGTACTGGGCGAAAGGCGACTGGACGAATGCGCTCGCGTTCGCGACGAAAGGCGCGGAAGTCTATCCGCTGCCCGAAGTGCTCGGCTATGAATACGATGCGCAGCTCGCGCTCGGCAGGCGTGGCGATGCTGCGCAAACGCTCGATCTCATCTATGCGATCGAGCGCATCGGCAACGCGCAGGGCATGAACGACCGGCTCATCGCGATGTTCTACGCCGACCACGGGCTTCGTGCCGATGACGCCGTGGCGATAGCGCGCCGCGACCTCGCGCGCCGCGACGACATCTACGCGGAAGACACGCTCGCCTGGACGCTTGCAGCCGCCGGCAAATGGGAGGAAGCGCGAGCGCATTCGGAGCGCGCGGTTCGCCTCGGCACGGAGGATGCCAAGCTGCAATACCATGCCGGCATCATCGCGCTCCACTGCCGCTATCGAGTTGAAGCCCGAAAGCGCCTCGAGCTTGCCTTAGCGATCAATCCGCGCTTCAACCCATTCCAAACGGTCCAGGCGCAACAAACGCTCGCTCAACTCAGCTCTGGATAG
- a CDS encoding DUF4331 family protein, whose amino-acid sequence MTQRLMGVAAAAAVALLVGALTLYGAHASRGSDHLDSPTTAARPGADITDVYAFPAPDNDSNVVLVMDVHPVIPAGQGPSTFFDPGVMYQLKIDNTGDHVEDQVIQFKAEGMGADQKIDVYGPAKPSQTGTTSMWVTKSGSIAYDKPATLDDGMKIFAGPRKDPFFFDLAQFFKIIPDRAGHAPGAKAPAPTATGFNNPGVDFLSSNKFNVLSLVVELPRTMLAPDGGSPGKINLWATTSTSSNGGPWTQIERLGRPAVKEAFEAYDSHDRTNRSTPIDDPLLPNDIYTFTTTVAGRSPAIANVLKAVLIPDEISADLSQTGAPAAYLGVETGGATGSKFGGRGLNDDIIDISLGAIFGNTIPALKLAPDDGKESPALESDHVGPHQTYGKTFPYLNAPY is encoded by the coding sequence TTGACGCAGCGACTCATGGGCGTCGCCGCAGCGGCGGCGGTCGCACTTCTCGTGGGCGCGTTGACCCTGTACGGGGCGCACGCGTCGCGCGGGTCCGATCATCTCGATTCCCCGACGACGGCTGCTCGCCCAGGTGCGGACATCACCGACGTCTACGCATTTCCAGCTCCAGACAACGATTCGAACGTCGTGCTCGTCATGGACGTGCATCCCGTCATCCCCGCCGGTCAGGGTCCTTCGACGTTCTTCGATCCCGGCGTCATGTACCAGTTGAAGATCGACAACACGGGCGATCACGTCGAGGATCAGGTCATCCAGTTCAAGGCCGAAGGTATGGGCGCCGACCAGAAGATCGACGTCTACGGTCCGGCGAAGCCGTCGCAGACCGGCACGACTTCGATGTGGGTCACGAAGAGCGGTAGCATCGCCTACGATAAGCCTGCGACGCTCGACGACGGCATGAAGATCTTCGCCGGACCGCGCAAGGACCCGTTCTTCTTCGATCTCGCGCAGTTCTTCAAGATCATCCCCGATCGCGCCGGCCACGCGCCGGGCGCCAAGGCGCCCGCGCCCACCGCGACCGGCTTCAACAATCCCGGTGTCGACTTCTTGTCGTCGAACAAGTTCAACGTGCTGTCGCTCGTCGTCGAGCTGCCGCGCACGATGCTCGCGCCCGACGGCGGTTCGCCCGGCAAGATCAATCTATGGGCGACGACAAGCACGAGCTCGAACGGCGGTCCGTGGACGCAGATCGAGCGGCTCGGACGACCCGCGGTCAAGGAAGCGTTCGAAGCGTACGACAGTCACGATCGCACGAACCGAAGTACGCCGATCGACGATCCGCTTCTTCCAAACGACATCTACACATTCACGACGACCGTCGCCGGACGCTCGCCCGCCATCGCCAATGTCTTGAAGGCGGTGCTCATCCCGGACGAGATCTCGGCTGATCTGTCGCAGACCGGCGCTCCCGCCGCGTATCTCGGCGTGGAGACCGGCGGCGCGACCGGCAGCAAGTTCGGCGGCCGCGGTCTGAACGACGACATCATCGACATCTCGCTCGGAGCGATCTTCGGCAATACGATCCCCGCGCTCAAACTCGCACCCGACGATGGCAAAGAGTCGCCGGCGCTCGAGAGCGACCACGTGGGACCGCATCAGACCTACGGCAAGACGTTCCCGTACCTCAACGCGCCCTACTAG
- a CDS encoding sigma-70 family RNA polymerase sigma factor gives MLAWPVPCTWEVMSKFAPRRREQGLDFCEREWAAHMQDDVLMRRVTASDHDAFAALYDRHAALVYGIARRMLSDTAQAEDVAQSVFLQLWVRPELYRGGNLAAWLARVARNACIDILRSSAVRLREPELPADVEADSSVDEEVFAGLRAEALTAALDSLPTEQRTAIEQAYFSGLSYREVAERSGEPLGTVKSRIRMGLKRLWETLREKVPS, from the coding sequence ATGCTCGCCTGGCCCGTGCCGTGCACGTGGGAGGTCATGTCGAAGTTCGCGCCGCGACGGCGCGAGCAAGGCCTCGATTTTTGCGAGCGCGAATGGGCGGCGCACATGCAGGACGACGTGCTCATGCGGCGCGTGACGGCCAGCGATCACGACGCGTTCGCGGCGCTATATGACCGGCACGCGGCGCTCGTCTACGGTATCGCGCGGCGGATGCTCTCGGATACGGCGCAGGCGGAAGACGTCGCGCAGTCGGTCTTCCTCCAGTTGTGGGTGCGCCCCGAGCTCTACCGCGGCGGCAATCTCGCCGCGTGGCTCGCACGAGTCGCTCGCAACGCGTGCATAGATATCTTACGCAGTTCGGCCGTGAGGCTGCGCGAGCCCGAGCTTCCTGCCGACGTCGAGGCTGATTCGTCGGTCGACGAAGAGGTCTTCGCAGGTTTGCGCGCGGAGGCGCTCACCGCAGCGCTCGACAGCTTGCCAACGGAACAGCGCACCGCGATCGAGCAGGCGTATTTCTCCGGCCTCTCCTATCGAGAGGTCGCGGAGCGGTCGGGCGAGCCGCTCGGAACGGTGAAGAGCCGGATCCGCATGGGCCTCAAGCGCTTGTGGGAGACATTGCGAGAGAAGGTGCCGTCGTGA
- a CDS encoding anti-sigma factor — MIRGHDESMLELAALRAIGALEHDEAAIIDRHLAECEQCRSEYARSRAAGAALAFSTATPPPPELRHRVLSRAARITRVRRWYQQTSWRAAAAAAVVVIAAGTWFATHKQQPEQRWAAHCTAAAAADCGDLVASGGVLRLDARGLATPPSGKVYQAWVIPPKQNPIPEPTFSVDSSGAGTVAIDAAPAKGDIVAVTLEPAGGSKQPTSKPLIVATIQ; from the coding sequence GTGATCCGCGGCCACGATGAGTCCATGCTCGAGCTCGCCGCGCTTCGCGCGATCGGCGCGCTTGAGCACGACGAAGCGGCGATCATCGACCGTCATCTCGCCGAGTGCGAGCAGTGCCGGTCCGAGTACGCGCGCTCGAGAGCGGCAGGTGCCGCACTCGCGTTCTCGACGGCGACGCCGCCGCCGCCCGAACTTCGGCATCGAGTGCTCAGTCGCGCCGCGAGAATCACGCGCGTGCGCCGCTGGTATCAGCAGACGTCGTGGCGCGCAGCGGCAGCCGCGGCGGTCGTCGTCATCGCGGCCGGTACGTGGTTCGCGACGCACAAGCAACAGCCCGAACAGCGATGGGCCGCGCACTGCACCGCGGCTGCGGCGGCCGATTGCGGCGATCTCGTCGCGAGCGGCGGCGTGCTCCGGCTCGACGCGCGCGGGCTTGCGACGCCGCCCTCCGGCAAGGTCTACCAGGCGTGGGTCATCCCGCCGAAGCAAAACCCGATTCCCGAGCCGACGTTCTCGGTCGATTCGAGCGGCGCCGGGACCGTCGCCATAGATGCCGCGCCCGCGAAGGGCGACATCGTCGCGGTGACGCTCGAACCTGCCGGCGGCTCCAAGCAGCCGACCTCGAAGCCGCTCATCGTCGCGACGATCCAGTGA
- a CDS encoding beta-ketoacyl-[acyl-carrier-protein] synthase family protein: protein MANRVFITGIGAITPIGSGRNEMWRGTLGGRRGVRAIDRFDASLFRSQVAGQVDDFDPSALLSRRETQRTDRYSQFAIAAAQMAFDDANYTPQGDDGDFGVWIGSALGGAAFAEGEFKSYYEKGPRAISPILALSVFPAAACCNVAIHFGLHGPTISNSNSCAAGAVAIGDAFRAIRSGLCRTALAGGVEVPLTPLIFDAFDVIRSMSTRNGDPATASRPFDAARDGFVMAEAAGLLLLECEADVVRRGVTPYGEIVGYALTNDGQSMVAPREDGREASRAMTLALRDGDVDPSEVDHVSAHGSSTPLNDATESRAIRAALGAAADKIVVSGTKGMTGHALGATGAVEIAMCVLGIRDALVAPTINLETPGDGCDLRYSPETPMALKQRVVMSNSFGFGGLNAAIVLRAA from the coding sequence ATGGCTAATCGGGTCTTCATAACGGGCATCGGCGCGATCACGCCGATCGGATCGGGCAGGAACGAGATGTGGCGTGGAACGCTCGGCGGCCGCCGTGGTGTGCGGGCGATCGACCGTTTCGACGCATCGCTGTTCCGCTCGCAAGTCGCCGGGCAAGTCGACGACTTCGATCCATCGGCGTTGCTGTCGCGCCGCGAGACGCAGCGCACCGACCGCTACAGCCAGTTCGCGATCGCAGCGGCCCAGATGGCGTTCGACGACGCGAACTACACGCCGCAAGGCGACGACGGCGACTTCGGCGTTTGGATCGGCAGCGCGCTCGGCGGCGCGGCGTTCGCCGAAGGCGAGTTCAAGAGCTATTACGAGAAGGGTCCGAGGGCCATCAGCCCGATCCTCGCCTTGAGCGTCTTCCCGGCGGCGGCGTGCTGCAACGTCGCGATCCACTTCGGGCTGCACGGCCCGACGATCTCCAACTCGAATTCGTGCGCGGCTGGCGCGGTCGCGATCGGCGATGCGTTCCGCGCGATTCGAAGCGGCCTGTGCCGCACGGCGCTCGCCGGCGGCGTCGAGGTACCGCTGACGCCGCTCATCTTCGACGCGTTCGACGTCATCCGCTCGATGTCGACGCGCAACGGCGATCCCGCGACCGCAAGCCGCCCGTTCGACGCGGCCCGCGACGGGTTCGTCATGGCGGAAGCCGCGGGTCTGTTATTGCTCGAATGCGAGGCAGACGTCGTGCGGCGAGGCGTTACCCCGTATGGCGAGATCGTCGGCTACGCGCTGACGAACGATGGTCAAAGCATGGTCGCGCCGCGCGAAGATGGCCGCGAGGCGTCGCGCGCGATGACGCTTGCGCTGCGCGACGGCGACGTCGACCCGTCGGAGGTCGATCACGTGAGCGCGCACGGTTCGTCGACGCCGCTCAACGACGCGACCGAAAGCCGCGCGATCCGCGCCGCGCTCGGCGCTGCGGCCGACAAGATCGTCGTATCGGGGACGAAGGGGATGACCGGCCACGCGCTCGGCGCCACCGGCGCGGTCGAGATCGCGATGTGCGTGCTTGGGATCCGCGACGCGCTCGTCGCGCCGACGATCAACCTCGAGACGCCGGGCGACGGCTGCGATCTGCGCTACTCGCCGGAGACGCCGATGGCATTGAAGCAACGCGTCGTCATGTCGAACAGCTTCGGGTTCGGCGGCTTGAACGCGGCGATCGTCCTCCGCGCCGCCTAG
- a CDS encoding SRPBCC family protein: MMHLERSVDVAAPAQKIYELAQDVAAWPAILPHYRWVKVLRENGREREVEMAARRDWIPVRWTALQTLDPSTPRIEFKHLSGWTKGMSVAWTFAPCPGGTRVTIAHDLDEHVRPMLRGWFGHRIVGYFFIQSIAGRTLARMKQLAEERNG, encoded by the coding sequence ATGATGCACCTCGAACGCTCGGTCGACGTCGCGGCGCCGGCGCAGAAGATCTACGAGCTCGCACAGGACGTGGCGGCGTGGCCGGCGATACTCCCGCACTACCGCTGGGTGAAGGTGCTTCGCGAGAACGGGCGTGAACGCGAGGTCGAGATGGCGGCGCGCCGAGATTGGATCCCGGTGCGATGGACCGCGCTGCAGACGCTCGATCCGTCGACGCCGCGCATCGAATTCAAACACTTGTCCGGGTGGACGAAAGGCATGTCGGTCGCGTGGACGTTCGCGCCTTGCCCCGGCGGAACGCGCGTGACGATCGCTCACGATCTCGACGAGCACGTGCGGCCGATGCTGCGCGGCTGGTTCGGCCACCGGATCGTCGGCTATTTCTTCATCCAATCGATCGCGGGCCGGACGCTCGCACGCATGAAGCAGCTCGCGGAGGAGCGCAATGGCTAA
- a CDS encoding FAD-dependent oxidoreductase, translating into MTDVLIVGGGPAGSSSALRLARAGFEVTVLERAQFPRTKVCGEYVSPGACNALAELGLLDAMAAEAFPLRTIALSGFGTQPVRLRLPDRGALSIPRSRFDEILLEAACGAGATSIGGAFLDVEGSRDRLVVSYRDRDGANRTIECRVLVGADGAFSTVAQRAGMARRHRRGGRWAVGGHLTGQKDEDALEMFVGPGGYYARNPLGNGKANSMLVMPEARRGSDADRTVVELTKGKCRFEEDKLERRVAVGPLRYAADVAARDRVLLVGDAAGLLDPFVGQGMAIALETSSSVVTAADAFLRGARSSTIGRDFAAARASAVRPRTMLAAAVDAVIRIRPLRDRAERAIRRDPGHAESVLAALAGAVPARTALNPRALIGLIA; encoded by the coding sequence GTGACCGACGTCCTCATCGTCGGCGGCGGCCCCGCGGGTTCGTCGTCGGCACTGCGTCTCGCCCGCGCCGGCTTCGAGGTCACCGTTCTCGAGCGCGCGCAGTTCCCGCGCACGAAAGTGTGCGGCGAATATGTGAGCCCCGGCGCCTGCAACGCGCTCGCCGAGCTCGGCCTGCTCGACGCGATGGCGGCAGAAGCATTTCCGCTGCGCACTATCGCGCTCTCCGGTTTTGGCACGCAGCCCGTGCGGCTGCGCTTGCCGGATCGCGGAGCGCTGTCGATCCCACGAAGCCGTTTCGACGAGATCCTGCTCGAAGCGGCCTGCGGCGCAGGCGCGACGTCGATCGGCGGCGCGTTCCTCGACGTCGAAGGATCGCGCGACCGGCTCGTCGTTTCGTATCGCGATCGCGACGGCGCGAACCGGACGATCGAGTGTCGCGTTCTCGTCGGCGCCGACGGCGCGTTTTCGACGGTCGCGCAGCGAGCAGGCATGGCGCGGCGTCACCGGCGCGGCGGTCGGTGGGCCGTCGGCGGCCATCTGACCGGACAAAAGGATGAAGACGCGCTTGAGATGTTCGTCGGTCCTGGAGGCTACTATGCGCGAAACCCGCTCGGCAACGGCAAGGCGAACTCGATGCTCGTCATGCCGGAAGCGCGGCGCGGCAGCGATGCCGATCGGACGGTCGTCGAATTGACGAAAGGCAAATGCCGTTTCGAAGAAGACAAGCTCGAGCGGCGCGTCGCTGTCGGTCCGCTTCGCTATGCGGCCGACGTCGCCGCGCGCGATCGCGTGCTGCTCGTCGGCGACGCGGCCGGTCTGCTCGATCCGTTCGTCGGTCAGGGCATGGCGATCGCGCTCGAGACGTCGTCGTCGGTCGTCACTGCAGCAGACGCGTTTCTGCGCGGTGCGCGGTCTTCGACCATAGGGCGCGATTTCGCCGCCGCGCGAGCGAGCGCGGTGCGGCCTCGGACGATGCTCGCCGCGGCGGTCGATGCAGTCATCCGAATCCGGCCGCTGCGCGATCGAGCCGAACGAGCGATCCGCCGCGATCCCGGGCACGCCGAATCGGTGCTCGCGGCGCTCGCCGGCGCGGTGCCGGCGCGGACGGCGCTCAATCCGCGCGCGCTCATCGGTCTCATCGCATGA